From a region of the Acidimicrobiales bacterium genome:
- a CDS encoding guanylate kinase: MPGADQTRSSTFVICGAGGAGKGSIVAELIQRDPSLWLSRSWTTRPRRDGEPETAYVFVNRDDFEARIAAGGFLEWAQFFDHLYGTPMPEAPAGCDVVLEIDVQGAIQVREVDPGAVVVLVLPPSRAEQRRRMQHRGDSDEHVAKRLAKSDAEEEIGRTLADLIIVNDDLDRAVSEVEALITEHRAGPATD, from the coding sequence GTGCCGGGAGCTGACCAAACCCGCTCGTCGACCTTCGTTATCTGCGGAGCCGGTGGCGCGGGCAAGGGTTCCATCGTCGCCGAACTGATCCAGCGCGACCCATCTCTGTGGCTGAGCCGCTCGTGGACCACGCGTCCGCGTCGCGACGGCGAACCCGAAACGGCGTATGTCTTCGTCAACCGCGACGACTTCGAGGCACGCATCGCCGCAGGGGGCTTCCTCGAGTGGGCCCAGTTCTTCGACCACCTTTACGGAACCCCGATGCCCGAGGCGCCGGCGGGTTGTGACGTGGTGCTCGAGATCGACGTGCAGGGTGCGATCCAGGTTCGAGAAGTCGACCCCGGTGCTGTCGTGGTTTTGGTGTTGCCGCCCAGCCGGGCAGAACAGCGCAGACGGATGCAGCATCGCGGCGACAGCGACGAGCACGTTGCCAAACGTCTGGCGAAGTCCGATGCCGAAGAAGAGATCGGTCGCACCCTGGCCGATCTCATAATCGTCAACGACGACCTGGACCGAGCCGTCAGTGAGGTCGAGGCTCTCATCACAGAGCACCGTGCCGGGCCCGCGACCGACTAG
- the pyrF gene encoding orotidine-5'-phosphate decarboxylase, with translation MTEATPTAVDVRDRLALALDVDDIVAATRIARQMQPYFGVAKVGLELFSAYGPDAVGALADLGYEVFLDVKLHDIPNTVEKASRVLGALGVRYLTLHAFGGPTMLRAGVEGLATGAERAGLPAPTALAVTILTSDGDAPPHILPKRVQVALEGGCGGIVCAASDVREARQYAPRLDMVVPGIRPAGTSAHDQAKVATPAEAITSGADLLVIGRAVTAADDPVAAAEAISEEVRQAVS, from the coding sequence ATGACAGAGGCAACACCAACAGCAGTCGACGTACGCGATCGTCTGGCGCTGGCACTAGATGTCGATGACATCGTCGCCGCCACCCGCATCGCCCGCCAGATGCAGCCCTACTTCGGGGTCGCCAAGGTGGGCCTCGAGCTGTTCAGCGCCTACGGACCCGATGCTGTAGGTGCCCTGGCCGACCTGGGATACGAGGTGTTCCTCGACGTCAAGCTCCACGACATCCCCAACACCGTCGAGAAGGCCTCGCGTGTTCTGGGTGCGCTGGGCGTGCGATACCTGACGCTGCACGCCTTCGGCGGACCCACGATGCTTCGTGCCGGCGTCGAGGGCCTCGCCACCGGCGCCGAACGCGCCGGGCTCCCCGCACCCACCGCCCTGGCCGTGACCATTCTCACCAGCGACGGCGACGCCCCGCCGCACATCTTGCCCAAGCGGGTTCAGGTGGCACTCGAAGGTGGCTGCGGAGGCATCGTGTGTGCCGCATCTGATGTCCGCGAGGCCAGGCAATATGCGCCGAGGCTCGACATGGTCGTTCCGGGGATTCGCCCGGCCGGAACATCGGCTCACGACCAGGCCAAGGTCGCAACCCCGGCCGAGGCCATCACCTCCGGTGCCGACCTACTGGTGATCGGTCGTGCCGTCACAGCAGCCGACGATCCGGTGGCGGCCGCGGAAGCCATCTCCGAGGAAGTCCGGCAGGCTGTCTCGTAG
- the mihF gene encoding integration host factor, actinobacterial type — protein MTTPPSLSPEQRQAALAKAAEARRVRSEVKSKLKMQMLTLEEILAQADEDEIIAKLKVLAVLESLPGVGKVKARRAMEDIGISENRRLRGLGSEQRRSLVEQFGAGS, from the coding sequence ATGACGACACCCCCGTCCCTCAGCCCCGAACAGCGGCAGGCTGCCCTGGCAAAAGCCGCAGAAGCTCGCCGGGTCAGGTCCGAGGTCAAGTCCAAGCTCAAGATGCAGATGTTGACCCTCGAAGAGATCCTGGCCCAGGCCGACGAGGACGAGATCATCGCCAAGCTCAAGGTTCTCGCGGTGCTCGAGTCACTTCCCGGTGTCGGGAAGGTCAAGGCCAGGCGGGCCATGGAAGACATCGGTATCTCCGAAAACCGCCGCCTTCGCGGCCTCGGCTCTGAACAACGACGATCGCTGGTCGAGCAATTCGGTGCCGGGAGCTGA
- the carA gene encoding glutamine-hydrolyzing carbamoyl-phosphate synthase small subunit — MITETQLVLADGTIFEGEAIGAPAEIASGEVVFNTVLSGYQEVITDPSYAGQIITFTYPHIGNYGTAGFDDEARKPFCRGVIIREMARRRSNWRSDDHLDAFLRKHGVAAIGGVDTRRLTRHIRDAGAMPGAFGTADTDTLLAAARAETGTAGIDLVSVVTTDQPYTVGNGPRKVVCYDLGVKSTMLRYLGDIATVTVVPADTPAAEVLAMQPDGVFLSNGPGDPEEAGAIVTELPKLIGQVPIFGICLGHQVLSLALGGRTFKMKFGHHGGNVPVQDIRTGKVEITSQNHNFAVEAGSVPGVTETHVCLNDGALEGLVVDDAPAFSVQYHPEAGPGPHDSRYLFDEFAELMDSWNPGDKNGAN, encoded by the coding sequence TTGATAACCGAAACCCAGCTAGTCCTGGCCGACGGCACGATCTTCGAGGGTGAGGCCATCGGCGCCCCCGCAGAGATCGCTTCGGGCGAGGTCGTGTTCAACACCGTGCTGTCTGGCTACCAAGAGGTCATCACCGACCCGTCCTATGCCGGGCAGATCATCACCTTCACCTACCCGCACATCGGCAACTACGGCACAGCCGGTTTCGATGACGAGGCCCGCAAGCCGTTCTGTCGTGGGGTGATCATCCGCGAGATGGCCCGTCGCCGGTCCAACTGGCGAAGCGACGACCACCTCGACGCCTTCTTGCGCAAGCACGGGGTGGCCGCAATCGGCGGGGTCGACACCAGGCGCCTCACACGCCACATCCGCGACGCCGGTGCCATGCCCGGCGCGTTCGGCACTGCCGACACCGACACACTTCTGGCCGCGGCCAGGGCCGAGACCGGCACCGCAGGTATCGACCTGGTCAGCGTCGTCACGACCGACCAGCCATACACCGTTGGCAACGGCCCCAGGAAGGTCGTGTGTTACGACCTGGGCGTCAAGTCGACGATGCTGCGTTATCTGGGCGACATTGCGACCGTCACGGTGGTTCCCGCCGACACACCCGCTGCCGAAGTGCTGGCGATGCAGCCCGATGGGGTGTTCTTGTCGAACGGACCTGGCGACCCCGAAGAGGCCGGAGCCATCGTCACCGAGCTGCCCAAGCTGATCGGGCAGGTGCCCATCTTCGGGATCTGCCTGGGCCATCAGGTGTTGTCGCTGGCCCTCGGCGGCCGCACGTTCAAGATGAAGTTCGGCCATCACGGCGGCAACGTCCCAGTGCAAGACATCCGCACCGGCAAGGTCGAGATAACCAGCCAGAACCACAACTTCGCGGTCGAGGCCGGTTCGGTTCCTGGTGTGACCGAAACCCACGTATGCCTGAACGACGGGGCGCTCGAAGGCCTGGTGGTCGACGATGCGCCGGCGTTCAGCGTTCAGTATCACCCCGAGGCCGGCCCCGGCCCCCACGACAGCCGCTATCTGTTCGACGAGTTCGCCGAACTGATGGACAGCTGGAACCCCGGCGACAAGAACGGAGCCAACTGA
- the carB gene encoding carbamoyl-phosphate synthase large subunit, with protein sequence MPRRDDIQSILIIGSGPIVIGQACEFDYSGTQACRVLREEGYRVILANSNPATIMTDPDFADATYVEPLDAEVLTKIIEKERPDAVLPTLGGQTALNLAMELDQAGVFERFGVEMIGASKEAISTAEDRDNFKIAMTEIGLESARSAIAHDMEQARAAMEEIGLPIIIRPAYILGGKGTGFAHTPEEFEKVAAHGLEASPIGEILIEQSIKGWKEYELEVMRDHADNCVIICSIENVDPMGVHTGDSITVAPAQTLSDVEYQQMRDAAFACIRRVGVETGGSNVQFAVNPKTGEQIIIEMNPRVSRSSALASKATGFPIAKIAARLAVGYTLDEITNDITEKTPASFEPSIDYVVTKIPRWAFEKLPGASGVLGPQMQSVGEAMSIGRTFPESLQKGIRSLEQGRFGLNGDPGENDYPELSDDQLLAQACIPTPDRIFQLEVLLRRGMSIDEIHEATGVDPWFLDQMSMITEERAAIEQTGFDGMNRRAWRRAKRLGFSDVQLGYLLGKTEAEIRAARLAQGVKATFKTVDTCAAEFDARTPYHYSTYEDEDEVRPGTKPRVMILGSGPNRIGQGIEFDYCCVHASFTLAEAGFETVMVNCNPETVSTDYDTSDRLYFEPLTYEDVLNVIEAEDPVGIVVSLGGQTPLKLANDLPPELIFGTSPESIDLAEDRERWNSLCAQLEIPQPPGGTAVTVEEAVAICERIGYPALVRPSYVLGGRAMTIVYGEDKLRDAMAELAGFGSLGREGGLSADRPVLIDRFLEDAVEVDVDSIRDRTGDWVLGGIMEHVEEAGVHSGDSACAIPPQSLSRQTLDVIEDYARKLAERLEVIGLLNVQFAVKQGQVFVIEANPRASRTVPFVAKATGVQLAKVAARVMAGATLDELRQDGLLTDAIRQGHVAVKEAVLPFTRFPDVDTVLGPEMRSTGEVMGIDASFGLSFAKAQLAAGDALPDSGTVFFSLADRDKAMGLQAAHLLVDLGFEIVATEGTAAFLADNGVAVADTVAKIHDDGVTTEGLDAVQLIEADKVQLVVNTPRGRGTRADGYRIRTAATAAGIPCLTTVAAAKAAALGMHERRNSELVVRSLQEIHGAS encoded by the coding sequence ATGCCTCGTCGCGACGACATCCAATCGATTCTCATCATCGGCTCTGGGCCCATCGTCATCGGCCAAGCGTGCGAGTTCGACTATTCGGGAACCCAGGCGTGCAGGGTGCTTCGTGAAGAGGGCTATCGGGTCATCCTGGCCAACTCGAACCCGGCCACGATCATGACCGACCCCGACTTCGCCGACGCCACCTATGTCGAACCCCTCGATGCCGAGGTGTTGACGAAGATCATCGAGAAGGAACGCCCCGACGCCGTGCTGCCCACGCTGGGCGGCCAGACGGCGCTGAACCTGGCGATGGAACTCGACCAGGCGGGGGTCTTCGAGCGCTTCGGTGTCGAGATGATCGGTGCTTCCAAGGAGGCGATCTCCACGGCCGAAGACCGCGACAACTTCAAGATCGCCATGACCGAAATCGGGCTCGAGTCGGCCCGCTCGGCGATTGCCCACGACATGGAACAGGCCCGTGCCGCAATGGAGGAGATCGGCCTGCCGATCATCATCCGGCCGGCCTACATCCTGGGCGGAAAGGGAACCGGGTTCGCCCACACCCCCGAGGAGTTCGAGAAGGTCGCAGCCCACGGCCTCGAGGCGAGCCCCATCGGCGAGATCCTGATCGAACAGTCGATCAAGGGGTGGAAGGAATACGAGCTCGAGGTCATGCGTGACCACGCGGACAACTGCGTGATCATCTGCTCGATCGAGAACGTCGATCCGATGGGTGTTCACACCGGCGACAGCATCACGGTGGCGCCGGCCCAGACCCTGTCGGATGTCGAGTACCAGCAGATGCGCGACGCCGCGTTCGCTTGTATCCGGCGCGTTGGCGTCGAGACCGGCGGCTCGAACGTGCAGTTTGCCGTGAACCCCAAGACCGGCGAGCAGATCATCATCGAGATGAACCCGCGCGTGTCGCGCAGTTCGGCGCTGGCGTCGAAGGCCACTGGCTTTCCGATCGCCAAGATCGCCGCACGCCTCGCCGTGGGATACACCCTCGACGAGATCACCAACGACATCACCGAGAAGACACCGGCCAGCTTCGAACCCAGCATCGATTATGTGGTCACCAAGATCCCTCGCTGGGCCTTCGAGAAGCTGCCCGGCGCCTCGGGTGTTCTCGGTCCCCAGATGCAGTCGGTGGGCGAGGCCATGTCGATCGGCCGGACCTTCCCCGAGAGCCTCCAGAAGGGAATCCGTTCGCTCGAGCAGGGGCGCTTCGGCCTCAACGGCGACCCGGGCGAGAACGACTATCCCGAGCTCTCCGACGACCAGTTGTTGGCCCAGGCGTGCATCCCTACGCCAGATCGCATCTTCCAGCTCGAGGTGCTCTTGCGCCGGGGAATGTCGATCGACGAAATACACGAGGCCACCGGCGTAGATCCGTGGTTCCTCGATCAGATGTCGATGATCACCGAGGAGCGGGCCGCCATCGAGCAGACCGGGTTCGACGGCATGAACCGTCGGGCATGGCGACGGGCCAAGCGGCTCGGGTTCTCCGACGTCCAGCTCGGATATCTGCTGGGCAAGACCGAGGCCGAGATCCGCGCGGCCCGCCTGGCCCAAGGAGTGAAAGCCACATTCAAGACGGTCGACACCTGCGCCGCCGAGTTCGACGCCCGCACCCCCTACCACTACTCGACCTACGAGGACGAGGACGAGGTCCGACCCGGCACCAAGCCGAGGGTGATGATCCTGGGGTCGGGCCCCAACCGCATCGGCCAGGGCATCGAGTTCGACTACTGCTGTGTTCACGCCAGCTTCACGCTGGCCGAGGCCGGCTTCGAAACCGTCATGGTCAACTGCAACCCCGAGACCGTCTCGACCGACTACGACACGAGCGATCGGCTGTACTTCGAGCCCCTCACCTACGAAGACGTGCTGAACGTGATCGAGGCCGAGGATCCGGTGGGCATCGTGGTTTCGCTGGGTGGCCAGACACCGCTGAAGCTGGCCAACGACCTGCCGCCCGAGCTGATCTTCGGGACCTCACCCGAATCGATCGACCTGGCAGAAGACCGCGAGCGGTGGAACTCGCTGTGTGCCCAGCTCGAAATTCCCCAGCCGCCCGGTGGCACGGCGGTCACCGTCGAGGAGGCCGTGGCGATCTGCGAGCGCATCGGCTACCCGGCGTTGGTGCGCCCCAGCTACGTGCTGGGCGGGCGTGCCATGACCATCGTCTACGGCGAAGACAAGCTGCGCGACGCAATGGCAGAGCTGGCCGGATTCGGGTCGTTGGGCCGCGAGGGTGGCTTGTCGGCCGACCGGCCTGTGCTGATCGACCGCTTCCTCGAAGATGCCGTCGAGGTCGACGTCGACTCGATACGCGACCGCACCGGCGATTGGGTGCTTGGCGGCATCATGGAACACGTCGAAGAAGCCGGCGTGCACAGCGGCGACTCTGCGTGTGCCATCCCGCCCCAATCTCTCAGCCGCCAGACGCTCGACGTCATCGAGGACTACGCGCGCAAGCTGGCCGAACGGCTCGAGGTCATCGGCCTTCTCAACGTGCAGTTTGCGGTCAAGCAGGGTCAGGTGTTCGTGATCGAGGCCAACCCCCGGGCCAGCCGCACCGTTCCGTTCGTTGCCAAGGCCACCGGGGTGCAGCTGGCCAAGGTCGCAGCACGGGTCATGGCGGGCGCGACGTTGGACGAGCTTCGCCAGGACGGTCTGCTAACCGATGCCATCCGCCAAGGTCATGTGGCTGTGAAGGAGGCGGTGCTGCCGTTCACACGTTTCCCCGACGTCGACACCGTCCTGGGGCCCGAGATGCGCAGCACCGGCGAGGTCATGGGTATCGACGCCAGCTTCGGCCTGTCGTTTGCAAAGGCTCAGCTCGCGGCCGGTGATGCGCTGCCCGACAGCGGCACGGTGTTCTTCTCGCTCGCCGATCGCGACAAGGCCATGGGGCTGCAGGCCGCCCATCTGCTGGTCGACCTGGGCTTCGAGATCGTGGCCACCGAGGGCACGGCGGCGTTCCTGGCCGACAACGGCGTGGCCGTCGCCGACACGGTGGCCAAGATCCACGACGACGGCGTCACCACCGAAGGCCTCGACGCCGTGCAGCTGATAGAGGCCGACAAGGTTCAGCTGGTGGTGAACACCCCACGGGGCAGGGGCACCCGCGCCGACGGGTATCGCATCCGCACCGCCGCCACGGCCGCCGGCATTCCGTGTCTGACCACCGTGGCGGCCGCCAAGGCCGCAGCGCTGGGAATGCACGAGCGGCGCAACAGCGAGCTGGTGGTGCGCAGCCTTCAGGAGATCCATGGCGCGTCCTGA